The Acinonyx jubatus isolate Ajub_Pintada_27869175 chromosome D1, VMU_Ajub_asm_v1.0, whole genome shotgun sequence genome includes a window with the following:
- the LOC106977808 gene encoding olfactory receptor 52N2 — MCGENSSSLTPGFFILNGIPGLEAAHTWISLPFCFMYVIAVVGNCGLIYLISHEDALHRPMYYFLALLAFTDVTLCTTTVPNMLCIFWFNLKEIDFDACLAQMFFVHMLTGMESGVLMLMALDRYVAICYPLRYSIILTNPVIAKTGLATFLRGVLLIIPFTFLTKRLPYCRGNFIPHTYCDHMSVAKVSCGNFKVNAVYGLMVALLIGVFDICCISVSYTMILRAVVSLSSADARHKAFSTCTSHICAIVITYVPAFFTFFSHRFGGHNIPHHIHIIVANLYLLLPPTMNPIVYGVKTKQIREGVFKFLLGDKVVFTQDK, encoded by the coding sequence ATGTGTGGGGAAAACAGCTCCAGCCTGACCCCGGGATTCTTTATCTTGAATGGGATTCCTGGGCTGGAAGCTGCACACACCTGGATCTCCCTGCCATTCTGCTTCATGTACGTCATCGCTGTCGTGGGGAACTGCGGGCTCATCTACCTAATCAGCCATGAGGATGCCCTGCACCGGCCCATGTACTACTTCCTGGCCCTGCTCGCCTTCACAGATGTCACCCTGTGCACCACCACTGTACCCAATATGCTGTGCATATTCTGGTTCAACCTCAAGGAGATTGACTTtgatgcctgcctggctcagatGTTTTTCGTCCACATGCTGACTGGGATGGAGTCTGGGGTGCTCATGCTCATGGCCCTggaccgctatgtggccatctgctACCCCTTACGTTATTCCATCATCCTCACCAACCCTGTCATCGCCAAGACCGGTCTTGCCACCTTCCTGAGGGGTGTGCTGCTCATTATCCCATTCACTTTCCTCACCAAGCGTCTGCCCTATTGCCGGGGCAACTTCATTCCCCATACCTACTGTGATCATATGTCTGTGGCCAAGGTGTCCTGTGGCAATTTCAAGGTCAATGCTGTCTATGGTCTGATGGTTGCTCTCCTTATTGGTGTGTTTGACATCTGCTGTATTTCTGTGTCTTACACTATGATATTGAGAGCAGTAGTTAGCCTGTCATCTGCAGATGCTCGTCACAAAGCCTTTAGCACCTGTACATCCCACATATGTGCCATTGTGATCACTTATGTTCcagcttttttcacttttttttcccaccgTTTTGGAGGACACAATATCCCCCACCACATTCACATCATTGTAGCCAACCTTTACCTGCTCCTACCTCCTACAATGAATCCTATTGTTTATGGAGTCAAGACCAAGCAGATCCGAGAAGGTGTGTTCAAGTTTTTACTTGGAGACAAGGTTGTCTTTACTCAAGACAAATGA